One stretch of uncultured Desulfovibrio sp. DNA includes these proteins:
- a CDS encoding 2,3-butanediol dehydrogenase — translation MAETMQAAVWHGKKDIRVETVPVPPAPAPGWVQVKVDWCGICGSDLHEYLAGPIFIPTEAPHPLTGKQGSVILGHEFSGEVVAVGSGVTNVKVGDMVAPDACQHCGECQPCREGRYNVCEKLAFTGLHNDGAFAPYVNVPAELCFIMPEGVSPEAGAVMEPLATGFKAVRMAGSILGLNVVVLGAGTIGLGTIMAAKAAGAGKIIVLEMSRARIAKAKECGADIVVNPKECDPVARVKELTGGSGADVSFECIGNKHTGPLAIDVLRNTGTAIIVGIFEEPSSFNFFSLSGTDKKVMGTLAYTIEDFKGLAALMAKGVIKAENLITGKIELKDIMEKGFLELINNKDENIKILVRP, via the coding sequence ATGGCGGAAACCATGCAGGCGGCAGTTTGGCACGGCAAAAAAGACATCCGCGTTGAGACTGTACCCGTTCCCCCCGCTCCGGCTCCCGGTTGGGTTCAGGTCAAGGTTGATTGGTGCGGCATCTGCGGCTCGGATCTGCACGAATACCTGGCTGGCCCCATATTTATTCCCACTGAGGCCCCGCATCCGCTTACGGGCAAGCAGGGGAGCGTCATTCTCGGGCACGAATTCAGCGGCGAGGTTGTGGCGGTGGGCAGCGGCGTTACCAATGTCAAGGTTGGCGACATGGTTGCGCCAGATGCCTGCCAGCACTGCGGCGAGTGTCAGCCTTGCCGCGAGGGGCGCTACAATGTTTGCGAAAAGCTTGCCTTTACGGGCCTGCACAATGACGGCGCATTCGCCCCCTATGTGAATGTGCCTGCGGAATTGTGCTTTATCATGCCCGAGGGTGTTTCGCCCGAGGCCGGAGCAGTCATGGAACCCTTGGCCACGGGCTTTAAGGCCGTGCGTATGGCGGGCAGCATTCTGGGCCTCAATGTGGTGGTGCTTGGCGCGGGAACCATCGGCCTCGGCACCATTATGGCTGCCAAAGCCGCTGGAGCGGGCAAGATCATTGTGCTTGAAATGTCCCGCGCGCGCATTGCCAAGGCCAAGGAATGCGGCGCTGACATTGTGGTGAACCCCAAGGAATGCGACCCGGTTGCAAGGGTGAAAGAACTGACCGGCGGCTCCGGGGCCGATGTTTCCTTTGAGTGCATCGGCAACAAGCACACAGGGCCGCTGGCCATAGATGTGCTGCGCAACACGGGAACGGCCATTATTGTGGGAATTTTTGAAGAACCCAGTTCCTTCAACTTTTTCAGCCTCAGCGGTACGGACAAAAAGGTCATGGGCACGCTGGCCTACACCATTGAGGATTTCAAGGGCCTTGCCGCGCTCATGGCCAAGGGCGTCATCAAGGCGGAAAACCTCATTACCGGCAAGATCGAGCTGAAGGACATCATGGAAAAGGGCTTTCTTGAGCTGATTAACAACAAGGATGAAAACATCAAGATACTTGTGCGTCCCTGA
- a CDS encoding S8 family serine peptidase, which yields MNFIHAADAYALGYTGAGITLGMIDTSVRGDHPELAGKVIMMALPLDKTTGQTYVPNWAYDTHGSHVAGIMAAMRNGVGMHGVAFDANLVSAVTLGTASGSNENLVPADLLSLFAAYPDIRVINNSWGTDFYPSLDPLKDIPADVISGQDGEIKALRKLSDDYGKVIVFAAGNNSMIAPSVEGMMPRYAPDLTGWISVVSLNIAGITTATDGTRTIGPSGVSYFSNLGSKAYLWTVAAPGSNINSLNATTNGYMLDSGTSMAAPYVSGTVGLVAQAFPWMTGKQLADAVLTTADNTFVAPTHLVQYTVDKDGNPNKVIIAVIDHSVPAPNDVTIKQWIEQVYQGATADALKALVDQGKKAVNDLTKEDVFGQGLLDAGKAVRGIARLDANRMSASDVVTLSELGPGNYALETFNTKGYFAEFSNDITQRQWNDAYHHASFLAGADATALRGKNVGLRKTGAGLLVLSGVNSYSGATVVDGGGLAVSKRADGTGGVLQNSDVLVRQGGVLLGDGVIQKKVVNYGTVAPGYRGLTLTVNDYTQTSQGTLQIGFNSRNQYSVLSANSANIDGALRFSPSPGFYAENYSINMNSVQATSSTGAFNSVGVSSSSPTLNFSVASSNGLGSALVGQQRASSAYSRYADSTTTSRVGRALYQIAGQATGDMQNLFQALDWSDTSGSGIAPAMEQLSPNSYDAVARAGLEAQRQLNLLMVRRFLGASGQQGVSGTGVSSGDDAAGWQAWALPFGSYSNMNANGGSAGFTASGAGSAFGVDRLWESGLTAGFDVALAGRRTDIHSAGEARAETLAASVGGHALFKPRWWDGAYVMGMARVGFEDVQMQRTVNFNGFARNHSSDWTGLTADTLAGGGKDWNWATVWGGVEAGPLTWLEYSLSSRPGFTEDGSGASALRVDAATYNNLSSVLGAHANLARTLDNGTTLAWDTLAGWRHDWLDGTFSSSAKFKGYSPGFESRSDMPGRDAMLVHSSVRANHTSGFFAQVELGAELFRSQSSSCFGGFSCGLEF from the coding sequence TTGAATTTTATTCATGCTGCCGATGCATACGCTCTGGGATATACCGGGGCAGGCATCACGCTGGGCATGATTGACACTTCCGTGCGCGGCGACCACCCGGAGCTGGCTGGCAAAGTCATAATGATGGCCTTGCCGCTCGATAAGACCACGGGTCAGACATACGTGCCAAACTGGGCATATGATACGCATGGCAGCCATGTGGCGGGCATTATGGCAGCCATGCGCAATGGTGTTGGCATGCACGGTGTGGCTTTTGACGCCAACCTTGTTTCGGCGGTCACACTTGGGACAGCGTCGGGGAGCAACGAAAATCTTGTTCCGGCTGATTTGTTGAGCCTCTTTGCTGCGTATCCGGATATTCGCGTCATCAACAACAGTTGGGGCACGGATTTTTACCCATCGCTTGACCCTCTCAAAGACATTCCCGCAGATGTCATATCTGGCCAGGATGGTGAGATCAAAGCACTCCGCAAGCTCAGTGACGATTACGGCAAGGTCATTGTGTTTGCCGCTGGCAACAACAGCATGATAGCTCCCAGTGTTGAGGGCATGATGCCGCGTTATGCGCCGGACCTCACAGGCTGGATCAGCGTGGTTTCCCTCAATATAGCCGGGATCACCACAGCGACGGACGGAACACGCACCATTGGCCCGTCTGGGGTCAGTTATTTCAGTAACCTTGGGAGCAAAGCCTATCTTTGGACTGTTGCGGCTCCCGGCAGCAATATCAATTCGCTCAATGCCACCACCAACGGCTATATGCTGGACAGCGGCACCAGCATGGCAGCGCCCTATGTGAGCGGCACCGTGGGGCTGGTGGCGCAGGCTTTTCCCTGGATGACCGGCAAACAGCTGGCTGATGCTGTATTGACCACAGCGGATAATACTTTTGTAGCGCCAACGCACCTTGTTCAATATACTGTTGATAAAGATGGTAATCCCAATAAGGTTATTATTGCTGTTATAGATCACAGTGTTCCTGCTCCGAATGATGTGACAATCAAACAGTGGATTGAACAAGTTTATCAAGGCGCAACGGCAGATGCTTTGAAAGCGCTGGTTGATCAGGGCAAGAAAGCAGTGAACGACCTGACAAAGGAAGACGTGTTTGGTCAGGGGCTGCTGGACGCGGGCAAGGCCGTGCGCGGCATCGCCCGGCTGGATGCCAACCGCATGTCAGCTTCGGATGTGGTGACATTGTCTGAACTGGGCCCTGGCAATTATGCGCTTGAAACGTTTAACACCAAGGGCTACTTCGCAGAATTCAGCAATGACATCACCCAACGCCAGTGGAATGATGCCTACCATCATGCCAGTTTTCTGGCCGGGGCGGACGCCACGGCCCTGCGTGGCAAGAATGTGGGCTTGCGTAAAACGGGTGCTGGCCTATTGGTTCTCAGCGGCGTCAATAGCTATTCAGGGGCGACCGTGGTTGATGGCGGGGGCCTGGCCGTGAGCAAAAGGGCAGACGGCACTGGCGGCGTGCTGCAAAACAGCGATGTGCTCGTGCGCCAGGGCGGTGTATTGCTGGGTGATGGAGTAATACAGAAGAAAGTCGTCAATTACGGCACTGTTGCTCCGGGCTATCGCGGCCTGACGCTCACAGTAAATGACTACACCCAGACAAGCCAGGGTACGCTGCAAATCGGTTTCAATTCCAGAAACCAATATTCTGTACTCAGTGCAAATTCTGCAAATATTGACGGAGCCTTGCGGTTTTCTCCCTCGCCGGGATTTTATGCAGAGAACTATTCAATAAATATGAACAGCGTGCAGGCGACAAGCTCCACGGGCGCATTTAACAGCGTTGGGGTTAGTTCCTCTTCACCAACATTGAATTTCAGCGTCGCGTCAAGCAATGGCCTCGGGTCGGCCTTGGTGGGCCAGCAACGTGCATCAAGCGCGTACAGCCGCTATGCCGACAGTACCACCACAAGCCGTGTTGGACGCGCTCTTTACCAGATAGCTGGGCAGGCAACAGGCGATATGCAAAACCTATTTCAGGCCCTGGACTGGAGCGATACCTCCGGCAGCGGCATTGCTCCGGCAATGGAGCAGTTGAGCCCCAACAGTTATGATGCCGTGGCTCGGGCCGGGCTTGAAGCACAGCGGCAGCTCAATCTGCTTATGGTGCGGCGCTTCTTGGGGGCCAGCGGCCAACAAGGCGTGAGCGGTACTGGCGTGTCCAGCGGTGATGATGCTGCTGGCTGGCAGGCATGGGCGCTGCCCTTTGGCAGCTACAGCAACATGAACGCCAATGGCGGCTCAGCGGGCTTCACGGCGTCAGGCGCAGGGTCGGCCTTTGGTGTTGACCGCCTGTGGGAGAGCGGACTGACTGCAGGATTTGATGTGGCGCTCGCAGGCCGCCGCACAGATATTCATAGTGCGGGCGAGGCAAGGGCGGAAACGTTGGCCGCATCTGTTGGCGGCCACGCGCTCTTCAAGCCACGCTGGTGGGATGGTGCCTATGTGATGGGCATGGCCCGCGTGGGCTTTGAGGATGTGCAAATGCAGCGGACCGTCAACTTTAATGGTTTCGCGCGCAATCACAGCAGCGACTGGACGGGCCTAACCGCAGATACGCTCGCGGGCGGCGGCAAGGACTGGAACTGGGCAACCGTCTGGGGCGGCGTGGAAGCTGGCCCTCTGACATGGCTGGAATATAGCCTGAGTTCCAGACCTGGATTTACCGAGGACGGCTCCGGGGCCTCGGCACTCAGGGTTGATGCCGCCACTTACAACAATCTCTCGTCAGTCTTGGGCGCGCATGCAAATCTTGCCCGCACCCTGGATAATGGCACAACGCTCGCATGGGATACTCTGGCAGGCTGGCGGCATGACTGGCTTGACGGAACGTTCAGCAGCAGCGCCAAATTCAAGGGATACAGCCCAGGTTTTGAAAGCCGGTCAGATATGCCGGGCCGGGACGCCATGCTGGTTCACAGCAGTGTGCGGGCGAACCATACCAGTGGTTTTTTTGCGCAGGTTGAGCTTGGGGCGGAGCTATTTCGTTCTCAGAGTTCTTCCTGCTTCGGCGGTTTCAGTTGTGGCCTGGAATTTTAG
- a CDS encoding alpha/beta fold hydrolase, with protein MKIGDITFGMPRSKAAAQNPAGAAAERQPATLPSSLSTAGNAMPCSSSMSGLSGRWAGFEALFCSIADENQDNIALSGGGKSLGFRELKDFSARIAAFVQAKNYGPEAAVGVLCKRGAMYLAAAIGIMRAGAVYVPVERELPRLRQEAMLRPVRLLVTDSASLPQAEYHRYRNPNIAHVLCLDAPNFTDVLESGGLSSTEYWEHLAEQGSDHGWLDDVDAHPLDLSQLERMAGSVLQKTGLAPNRAPGSIPKSAQSSGKSVLDVGSGSGVVAQALASAASRYAAVDIARNELDRVQALPCGASVTIHRMEAIDICFFDERFDLVVLNGVVDCFPGYNYLRRVLDHAVERLTAGGSIFVGAVRDMDRKDDLRAAIREHALATGDQSALLRFEGSAELFVPRRFFSAWSAECPYPVEVKFSPAAAPAPSDNGQSDVFRYDVQICRSAHDARPHGTRAMRESFGLRDMDACPVAPLAAVRPDAAAYIVYTSGSTGQPKGVVVEHRHLLHIIHALREFSEGCGTVGLVAPLSFDASIQQLAVSLFCGKPLYVMADEERKNPAAFCACARKKGIDLCDMTPAFFNVLVDYLQEHRQPLPLKRVLLAGEVLRPDVIQKFYAIPGNEDVVLFNVYGPTECTVDSSAFRIDRTNHADFTAFPIGRPLEGVNIFVLDKHQRPVPDSVTGELWIAGAGVSRGYLNGESADAFTEYAGRRCYRTGDNGFIQNGLVYYRGREDQQVKIRGNRVEIGEVEKAVGSFPGVRQLAVAADFYQAGNDKSLAAYVVGAVNPADLRSYLEQQLPPFCVPDYIVPMAELPLSPNRKVDKRALPSPLGRAEAVAGRCPQGAVEQTLAAIWKRLLGMDVINAEASFFSMGGHSIMAVRLVAMIEKELRVHIAVNELMAHSSIARLAELVEGKAGVRNSPIIKLCHCEGGKNLFLFHPVGGSVFCYSDLARLLGGRYTLYAVEPAGFQAEKTVLNTELHSVQDLAAIYLDEILKVATENIVFGGWSFGGLLAYEAACQYAALGGDSGPVLILDTVLDNTRDKQLAAKGDVELLKNHLHEALAFDVDKLRAMNRAERMTYLLECGEKAGLLPPNFSPAQMENLLQTYRLNTIAAARYDNPTPSDLRILYIRALDFASNPYIDFNDQYQGWSRFLPEKNITLRWTAGTHQSMLSPGLADGVAEHICDFLGQQGEDVPTEEDECGMSMG; from the coding sequence ATGAAGATTGGCGATATCACCTTTGGGATGCCCAGAAGCAAGGCTGCGGCTCAGAATCCGGCGGGAGCTGCTGCCGAAAGACAACCAGCCACGTTGCCTTCAAGCCTCTCCACTGCTGGCAATGCCATGCCGTGTTCATCCAGTATGTCTGGCTTGTCTGGCAGGTGGGCCGGCTTTGAAGCCCTGTTCTGTTCCATTGCAGATGAGAACCAGGACAACATTGCCCTTTCTGGTGGCGGAAAAAGCCTGGGCTTCAGAGAACTGAAGGATTTTTCCGCGCGCATAGCCGCCTTTGTGCAGGCCAAAAACTATGGGCCGGAAGCGGCAGTGGGGGTGCTCTGCAAGCGCGGAGCCATGTATCTTGCCGCCGCCATTGGCATCATGCGGGCCGGTGCCGTGTATGTGCCCGTGGAGCGCGAACTGCCGCGCCTCCGTCAGGAAGCCATGCTCAGGCCCGTGCGGTTGCTGGTGACGGACAGCGCTTCTCTGCCCCAGGCGGAATATCATCGTTACCGCAACCCCAACATTGCCCACGTGCTTTGTCTGGACGCCCCCAATTTTACGGATGTGCTGGAAAGTGGCGGCCTGAGCAGCACGGAATACTGGGAGCACCTTGCAGAGCAGGGCAGCGACCACGGTTGGCTGGACGATGTGGATGCACACCCCCTTGATCTGTCGCAGCTTGAGCGTATGGCTGGCAGCGTGCTGCAAAAAACAGGTCTGGCCCCCAACCGTGCCCCCGGCAGCATCCCCAAAAGTGCACAGTCCAGCGGCAAAAGCGTGCTTGATGTCGGTAGCGGCTCCGGCGTGGTGGCGCAGGCTCTTGCCTCTGCCGCCAGCCGGTACGCGGCGGTCGACATTGCCAGAAATGAACTGGACAGGGTGCAGGCCTTGCCCTGCGGCGCTTCTGTGACTATCCACCGCATGGAAGCCATAGACATCTGCTTTTTCGACGAGCGCTTTGACCTTGTGGTGCTCAACGGCGTTGTGGATTGCTTTCCCGGTTACAATTATCTGCGCAGGGTGCTTGACCACGCGGTAGAACGCCTCACGGCGGGCGGTAGCATTTTTGTGGGCGCTGTGCGCGATATGGACCGCAAGGACGACCTGCGGGCAGCCATCAGGGAGCATGCTCTTGCTACGGGCGATCAGTCGGCCTTGCTGCGTTTTGAGGGCTCGGCAGAGCTGTTTGTGCCACGGCGTTTCTTTAGTGCCTGGTCGGCAGAATGCCCATATCCGGTTGAGGTGAAATTTTCACCCGCTGCGGCTCCCGCGCCCTCTGACAATGGTCAGTCGGATGTCTTTCGGTATGACGTGCAGATTTGCAGAAGCGCTCATGATGCCAGACCCCACGGAACCAGAGCCATGCGAGAGAGCTTTGGCCTGAGGGATATGGATGCCTGCCCAGTTGCCCCGCTTGCGGCGGTCAGGCCGGACGCTGCCGCCTATATTGTCTACACCAGCGGCTCCACAGGGCAGCCCAAGGGCGTTGTGGTGGAGCACCGCCACCTCCTGCACATCATCCATGCCCTGCGGGAGTTTTCAGAAGGGTGCGGCACTGTGGGGCTGGTTGCGCCGCTCTCGTTTGATGCGTCCATCCAGCAACTGGCGGTTTCACTGTTTTGCGGCAAGCCCTTGTATGTCATGGCAGACGAGGAGCGCAAAAATCCTGCGGCATTTTGCGCCTGCGCCCGCAAAAAAGGCATTGACCTGTGCGACATGACCCCGGCCTTTTTTAATGTGCTGGTGGACTATTTGCAGGAGCACCGCCAGCCCCTGCCGCTCAAACGTGTGCTGCTGGCTGGCGAGGTGCTGCGGCCAGATGTCATTCAAAAATTTTATGCCATACCCGGCAATGAAGATGTGGTGCTGTTCAATGTGTACGGCCCAACAGAATGCACGGTAGACAGCAGCGCCTTTCGCATTGACCGCACCAATCATGCGGATTTTACGGCCTTTCCCATTGGCAGACCGCTTGAAGGCGTGAACATTTTTGTGCTGGATAAACATCAGCGCCCGGTGCCGGACTCTGTTACCGGAGAACTGTGGATCGCGGGAGCGGGTGTTTCGCGCGGGTATCTGAATGGCGAGAGCGCCGATGCTTTTACCGAATATGCCGGGCGGCGCTGCTATCGCACTGGCGACAATGGCTTTATTCAGAACGGCCTTGTGTACTACCGGGGCCGGGAAGATCAGCAGGTCAAGATCAGGGGCAACAGGGTCGAGATCGGCGAGGTCGAAAAGGCCGTTGGGAGCTTTCCCGGTGTGCGGCAGCTGGCCGTGGCGGCGGACTTTTATCAGGCTGGTAACGACAAAAGTCTCGCCGCCTATGTAGTGGGTGCTGTGAATCCGGCTGATTTGCGCAGCTATCTTGAGCAGCAGTTGCCGCCCTTTTGCGTGCCGGACTATATTGTGCCGATGGCGGAGCTGCCCCTCTCGCCCAACCGCAAGGTGGATAAAAGGGCGCTGCCGTCCCCGCTGGGCAGGGCAGAGGCCGTTGCAGGGCGCTGCCCGCAAGGGGCTGTGGAGCAGACTCTTGCCGCCATCTGGAAGCGGCTGCTGGGCATGGATGTAATCAATGCGGAGGCCAGCTTTTTCAGCATGGGCGGGCACAGCATCATGGCCGTACGCCTTGTTGCCATGATTGAAAAAGAGTTGCGCGTTCATATTGCCGTCAACGAACTGATGGCACATTCCAGCATTGCACGGCTGGCAGAGCTTGTAGAGGGTAAGGCAGGCGTGCGCAACAGCCCCATCATCAAGCTTTGCCATTGTGAAGGCGGAAAAAATCTCTTTCTGTTTCATCCTGTGGGGGGCAGCGTGTTTTGCTACAGCGATCTGGCCCGGCTGCTGGGTGGGCGCTACACCCTCTATGCCGTGGAGCCTGCGGGCTTTCAGGCTGAAAAAACTGTTCTGAATACGGAGCTGCACAGTGTTCAGGATTTGGCCGCGATTTATCTGGATGAAATCCTCAAGGTAGCCACGGAGAACATCGTTTTTGGCGGCTGGAGTTTCGGCGGCCTTCTGGCCTATGAGGCGGCCTGCCAGTATGCCGCGCTCGGGGGCGACTCTGGCCCGGTTCTGATTCTCGACACAGTGCTGGACAATACCAGGGACAAGCAGCTTGCCGCCAAGGGCGATGTGGAACTGCTGAAAAACCATCTCCATGAAGCCTTGGCCTTTGATGTGGACAAACTGCGGGCCATGAACAGGGCTGAGAGAATGACGTATCTGCTGGAATGCGGCGAAAAAGCCGGGCTGCTGCCGCCCAATTTCAGCCCTGCGCAGATGGAAAACCTGTTGCAGACATACAGGCTCAATACCATTGCCGCAGCACGTTATGACAACCCAACGCCGTCTGACCTGCGTATTCTGTATATCCGCGCTCTGGATTTTGCCAGTAATCCTTACATTGATTTTAACGACCAGTATCAGGGCTGGAGCCGCTTTTTGCCTGAGAAAAACATCACCCTCCGCTGGACTGCGGGCACGCATCAAAGCATGCTTTCACCCGGCCTTGCTGATGGCGTGGCAGAGCATATCTGCGATTTTTTAGGGCAGCAGGGTGAAGATGTGCCGACAGAGGAAGATGAGTGCGGGATGTCGATGGGGTGA
- a CDS encoding cytochrome C, with amino-acid sequence MTFSANSLKILLAAGLLLAGTAVAAQDSAGTGEEMYNKLCSGCHSASPAAMKGKPVDSLVAGMERVKNLSNATGAAARMQQTVQGLTPAQMKDIATYLNQMK; translated from the coding sequence ATGACCTTTTCTGCTAACTCACTGAAAATTCTTTTGGCTGCCGGGCTGCTGCTGGCTGGTACTGCGGTTGCGGCTCAGGACAGCGCGGGTACAGGGGAGGAGATGTACAACAAGCTGTGCTCGGGCTGTCATTCGGCCAGCCCTGCGGCAATGAAGGGCAAACCTGTAGATTCGCTGGTGGCTGGCATGGAAAGGGTCAAAAACCTGAGCAATGCCACAGGTGCCGCAGCCCGAATGCAACAGACGGTGCAGGGCCTGACCCCCGCGCAGATGAAGGATATTGCGACGTATCTTAACCAGATGAAATAA
- a CDS encoding NADP-dependent glyceraldehyde-3-phosphate dehydrogenase, which produces MTEANTQPGADFSPDVDNIPEDCVLEPLHERRYLVGGRLLEWNGPMHTVHSPLYVNGEQRVIGSCPELTEAESLTAVEAVTKAWDNGRGAWPTMRVEDRIARVEEFARRMIAVRDQVVRLMVWEICKPLNDCRAEFDRTIDYIRATVDALKDLDRASSRFVIESGIYAQIRRAPLGPVLCMGPFNYPLNETFTTLIPALIMGNPVIVKTPRIGKLLYAPLLEAFADCFPAGVVNILFGDRRVAIPALESGRISVLAFIGSSRAADALRRHHPSPHRLRCVLGLDAKNAAIVLPCADMDLTVSEAVTGALSFNGQRCTALKIFYVHASRTEEFLAKFSEAIAALPMGLPWKPGVKITPLPVPGKIDDLRELVDEAIAKGARIANPRGGTFDRTLYYPTLVAGVTADMRLHTEEQFAPVVPVVSYNDVSEAAEAVIASPFGQQVSIFGTDPDAVAALIDPMVNQVCRVNINSQCQRGPDTFPFTGRKDSAEGTLSVSDALRAFSIRTLVAAKGSAPNKELISDIVRNRKSNFLSTDFLF; this is translated from the coding sequence ATGACCGAAGCCAATACCCAGCCCGGCGCTGATTTTTCGCCGGATGTGGACAATATACCTGAAGATTGCGTTCTTGAGCCACTTCACGAGCGCCGCTATCTTGTGGGCGGGCGCTTGCTTGAGTGGAATGGCCCTATGCACACCGTGCATTCGCCCCTGTATGTGAACGGTGAGCAGCGCGTCATCGGCTCCTGCCCGGAACTGACCGAGGCGGAATCTCTGACGGCAGTGGAAGCCGTAACCAAGGCGTGGGACAATGGACGCGGCGCATGGCCCACCATGCGAGTGGAAGACCGCATTGCCCGTGTGGAAGAATTTGCCCGCCGCATGATAGCTGTACGCGATCAAGTGGTGCGCCTGATGGTGTGGGAAATCTGCAAGCCGCTCAACGATTGCCGGGCGGAATTTGACCGCACCATTGACTATATCCGCGCCACTGTGGACGCCCTTAAAGACCTTGACCGCGCCTCCTCGCGCTTTGTGATCGAGAGCGGCATTTACGCCCAGATCCGCCGCGCGCCGCTTGGGCCGGTGCTGTGCATGGGGCCGTTCAACTATCCGCTCAACGAAACCTTCACCACGCTTATTCCGGCCCTGATCATGGGCAACCCGGTTATCGTCAAAACGCCCCGCATCGGCAAGCTGCTCTACGCGCCCCTGCTTGAGGCCTTTGCCGACTGCTTCCCCGCCGGGGTGGTGAACATCCTCTTTGGCGACAGGCGTGTGGCCATTCCCGCGCTGGAATCTGGCCGCATCAGTGTGCTGGCCTTTATCGGTTCAAGCCGCGCGGCCGATGCCCTGCGCCGTCACCATCCCTCGCCCCACAGGCTGCGTTGCGTGCTGGGGCTGGACGCCAAAAACGCAGCCATCGTGCTGCCCTGCGCCGATATGGATTTGACCGTGTCAGAGGCCGTGACCGGGGCGCTGAGCTTTAACGGGCAGCGCTGCACGGCCCTGAAGATCTTTTATGTGCACGCCTCGCGCACTGAGGAATTTCTGGCAAAATTCAGCGAGGCCATTGCCGCCCTGCCCATGGGCCTGCCCTGGAAGCCGGGGGTCAAAATCACCCCTCTGCCCGTGCCCGGCAAGATAGACGACCTGCGTGAACTGGTGGACGAAGCAATTGCCAAGGGCGCGCGCATTGCCAACCCGCGCGGCGGCACCTTTGACCGCACCCTGTATTACCCCACGCTGGTTGCGGGCGTTACCGCAGACATGCGCCTGCACACGGAAGAACAGTTTGCCCCTGTGGTGCCTGTGGTTTCGTACAATGATGTGTCGGAAGCCGCAGAGGCGGTGATAGCCTCGCCCTTCGGTCAGCAGGTCAGCATATTCGGCACTGACCCCGATGCCGTGGCTGCACTCATCGACCCCATGGTCAATCAGGTGTGCCGCGTCAACATCAACAGCCAGTGCCAGCGCGGGCCGGATACCTTCCCCTTCACAGGCCGCAAGGACTCTGCGGAAGGCACGCTTTCTGTCAGCGATGCGCTGCGCGCCTTCTCCATCCGCACACTTGTGGCAGCCAAGGGTTCCGCACCCAACAAGGAACTGATTTCGGACATCGTTCGCAACAGAAAATCCAACTTCCTATCCACGGATTTTCTGTTCTAA